A genome region from Staphylococcus capitis subsp. capitis includes the following:
- a CDS encoding (S)-acetoin forming diacetyl reductase, with the protein MGLKIAERLFKDGFNLAIVDYNEEGAKTAASSLTNNEQEAIAFKADVSNRDEVFSVLRKVVEHFGEFNVLVNNAGLGPMTPIDTVAPEQFDQVIGVNLGGVFWGIQAALEQFNKLGHGGKIINATSQAGVEGNAGLSLYSSTKFAVRGLTQVAARDLADKGITVNAYAPGIVETPMMEGIAIKLAKENNQPEEWGWKQFTDQITLKRLSKPEDVANVVSFLASSDSDYITGQSIIVDGGMRFH; encoded by the coding sequence ATTGGTTTGAAAATTGCTGAACGTTTATTTAAAGATGGATTTAATTTAGCCATAGTTGATTACAATGAAGAAGGTGCTAAAACTGCTGCGTCATCTTTAACGAATAATGAACAAGAGGCCATTGCGTTTAAAGCTGATGTTTCTAATCGAGATGAAGTCTTTTCAGTATTAAGAAAAGTGGTCGAGCATTTTGGAGAATTTAATGTATTAGTAAACAATGCAGGTTTAGGTCCAATGACGCCAATTGATACAGTGGCACCTGAACAATTTGATCAAGTTATTGGAGTCAATCTAGGTGGCGTATTCTGGGGAATACAAGCTGCATTAGAACAATTTAATAAACTAGGTCATGGCGGTAAAATTATTAATGCTACTTCTCAAGCAGGTGTAGAGGGTAATGCGGGATTATCTTTATATAGTAGTACTAAATTTGCTGTTAGAGGTTTAACACAAGTTGCTGCTCGTGATTTAGCTGATAAAGGTATTACAGTTAATGCGTATGCACCTGGTATTGTTGAAACACCAATGATGGAAGGTATTGCAATAAAATTAGCTAAAGAAAACAATCAACCTGAAGAGTGGGGATGGAAACAGTTTACTGATCAAATCACTTTAAAACGTCTTTCAAAACCGGAAGATGTAGCTAACGTTGTCAGCTTCTTAGCAAGTAGTGATTCAGATTATATTACAGGACAATCTATCATTGTTGATGGTGGTATGAGATTCCACTAA
- a CDS encoding ArgE/DapE family deacylase encodes MSVLTNEERVKILSDIVAIKTVNDNELEVAKYLQKWFDKYGIESKLDEVSEGRTNLIATVGSGQPVIGISGHMDVVAEGNHDDWTYDPFELTEDNGYLYGRGAADMKSGLAALAIALIEIKESNQLNKGTIKFMATVGEEMEQAGSSQLYEKGYADDLDALLIAEPSYPSLVYAHKGSMDFRITSKGRSSHSSMPFLGENAIKPLLEFIQNIDKEYEELTQTVKGESLDYSNMVNKLAGQLPENVTKEQAKDLIEGLVMTNSIFNGGSQVNSVPDSATAEFNVRTIPEYNNDKVKELFNKYLKQANENGSSLSQEIYLDLAPVVTTGKNRLVELGHEKAQAHFPNEEGLIITPTVAVTDASNLLRGKDEHFPFLMFGPGIGPHQVDECVEKQNYLDFVDYYIDFLTSFTDEF; translated from the coding sequence ATGAGTGTATTAACAAATGAAGAGAGAGTCAAAATTCTATCGGATATCGTCGCAATTAAAACAGTGAACGACAATGAATTGGAAGTAGCGAAATACTTACAAAAGTGGTTCGACAAGTATGGAATTGAATCAAAATTAGATGAAGTTTCAGAAGGACGTACCAATTTAATCGCCACTGTTGGTTCAGGTCAACCTGTCATCGGTATTTCAGGTCACATGGACGTGGTCGCTGAAGGAAATCATGATGACTGGACTTATGATCCATTTGAATTGACTGAGGATAATGGTTACTTATATGGACGTGGTGCTGCTGATATGAAATCAGGTTTAGCAGCATTAGCCATTGCGTTAATCGAAATTAAAGAAAGTAACCAGTTAAATAAAGGTACAATTAAATTTATGGCGACTGTTGGAGAAGAAATGGAACAAGCAGGTTCTTCACAATTATACGAAAAAGGCTATGCAGACGATTTAGACGCGTTACTTATCGCAGAACCGTCTTATCCAAGTTTAGTCTATGCGCATAAAGGTTCTATGGATTTCCGAATCACTTCTAAAGGTAGATCTTCACATAGTTCAATGCCATTCTTAGGTGAAAATGCGATTAAACCACTACTCGAATTTATTCAAAATATTGATAAAGAATATGAAGAACTTACGCAAACTGTTAAAGGTGAATCTTTAGACTACAGTAATATGGTGAATAAGTTAGCAGGTCAATTACCTGAAAATGTCACTAAAGAACAGGCTAAAGATTTAATTGAAGGTTTAGTCATGACAAATAGTATCTTTAACGGTGGTTCACAAGTCAATTCTGTACCGGATAGTGCGACTGCTGAATTTAACGTGCGTACTATACCAGAATATAATAATGACAAAGTTAAAGAATTATTTAATAAATATTTAAAACAAGCTAACGAAAATGGTTCAAGTTTATCTCAAGAAATCTATCTTGATTTAGCGCCTGTTGTAACAACTGGTAAAAATAGATTGGTAGAACTTGGCCATGAGAAAGCACAAGCACATTTCCCTAATGAGGAAGGTTTAATTATCACGCCGACTGTTGCGGTTACAGATGCGTCTAACTTACTTCGTGGTAAGGATGAGCACTTCCCATTCTTAATGTTCGGCCCTGGTATTGGACCTCACCAAGTTGACGAATGTGTTGAAAAACAAAATTATCTTGATTTTGTTGATTATTATATCGATTTCTTAACGTCATTTACTGATGAATTTTAA
- a CDS encoding restriction endonuclease subunit S yields the protein MTEQNTPELRFPGINDRWESSTLNQITSILKDGTHGTHKDSKEGPWLLSAKNLKNNKISINEDDRKISKVDFDRIYKNYNLKRGDLLLSIVGTIGNVAIVKDPENIAFQRSVAILRMRNEFEINLKRIYFKLILLRKNSNEIK from the coding sequence ATGACTGAACAAAATACTCCAGAATTAAGATTTCCAGGAATTAATGATAGATGGGAGAGTAGTACGTTAAATCAAATTACATCTATATTAAAAGATGGCACGCATGGCACTCATAAAGATAGTAAAGAAGGACCTTGGTTGCTAAGTGCTAAAAATTTAAAAAATAATAAAATATCTATAAATGAAGATGATAGAAAGATTAGTAAAGTAGATTTTGATCGCATATATAAAAATTACAATTTAAAAAGAGGAGATTTGCTTTTATCAATAGTTGGTACTATAGGGAACGTAGCAATTGTAAAAGACCCTGAAAATATTGCTTTTCAAAGAAGTGTAGCAATACTAAGAATGAGAAATGAGTTTGAAATAAATTTAAAAAGAATTTATTTCAAACTCATTCTTTTAAGAAAAAACTCAAACGAAATCAAGTAG
- a CDS encoding M23 family metallopeptidase — protein MDLNKLITLIENKKHNELYRMFSKSFKRSISKRMLMETLDLYMKYAKKHTLYVDIGNEKSGEKIWLDEYQNYGVFVLLENDIIYSLILKPLYYFKDKWTKQTYDLPIKDEWLIYWGGDNELFNYHYNYETQRYAYDLVKLVNGKTMYDGGQFCSNYYSFGANVIAPIYEEVVKVVNHINDNTPGNTNESEPYGNYVMMKHGDHEYSVLAHLKRDSITVHEGDLIYAQEVIGQCGNSGNSTEPHLHFQVMNAPDLENGQSLKIQFKDYNNPIKGEILKID, from the coding sequence ATGGACTTAAACAAATTAATTACTCTAATCGAAAATAAAAAGCACAATGAGTTATATAGGATGTTTTCTAAAAGTTTTAAGCGCTCTATTAGTAAACGCATGTTAATGGAAACATTAGATCTATATATGAAATATGCGAAGAAACATACTTTGTATGTGGATATAGGCAATGAAAAGAGTGGCGAAAAAATTTGGCTAGATGAATACCAAAATTATGGTGTTTTCGTGTTATTGGAAAATGATATTATTTATAGTTTAATACTGAAACCCCTCTATTATTTTAAAGATAAATGGACGAAACAGACTTATGATCTTCCTATTAAAGATGAATGGCTAATATATTGGGGTGGAGATAACGAATTATTCAATTATCACTATAACTACGAAACGCAACGTTATGCATACGATTTAGTCAAACTAGTTAATGGTAAAACGATGTATGATGGTGGTCAATTTTGTTCAAATTATTATAGTTTTGGGGCGAATGTGATTGCACCGATTTATGAAGAGGTTGTTAAAGTGGTGAACCATATCAATGATAATACGCCTGGAAACACAAATGAGAGTGAGCCATATGGAAATTATGTAATGATGAAGCATGGCGATCATGAGTATAGTGTTCTTGCCCATTTAAAGAGGGATTCGATTACTGTACATGAAGGGGATTTAATATATGCGCAAGAAGTGATTGGCCAGTGTGGCAATTCAGGAAACTCTACCGAACCTCATTTACACTTTCAAGTTATGAATGCCCCTGACTTGGAAAATGGTCAATCATTGAAGATTCAATTTAAAGATTATAATAATCCTATTAAAGGTGAAATATTAAAAATTGATTGA
- a CDS encoding winged helix-turn-helix domain-containing protein, whose protein sequence is MYKKFANNILLIGHQTRLTMLIELSSGKALPAGELAKLANVKPQTASDHLSKLIEANLITVEKWGRHRYYKITDEKVIDAINALAIISPSMESKSLKETTKKRKLSFMRTCYGHIAGKMGVKFTESLLEKGYMEDCEEYYKLTESGKAWLKCLGLETDNKLYSKPIIKHIDWTERKHHIAGPIALEITKKLFELSWIQKCEINRCLRITKKGEKSFKTHLDMNTN, encoded by the coding sequence ATGTATAAAAAGTTTGCTAATAACATTCTACTTATTGGACATCAAACACGTTTGACAATGTTAATAGAATTATCTAGTGGTAAAGCACTCCCAGCTGGTGAATTGGCTAAATTAGCTAATGTGAAACCTCAAACTGCTAGTGATCATCTTTCTAAATTAATAGAGGCTAACCTAATTACTGTAGAAAAGTGGGGAAGACATCGCTATTACAAAATAACTGATGAGAAGGTTATAGATGCTATAAATGCATTAGCCATAATATCACCATCTATGGAAAGTAAGTCTTTGAAAGAAACAACTAAAAAGAGAAAGTTATCATTTATGAGGACCTGTTATGGTCATATTGCTGGAAAAATGGGTGTTAAATTTACGGAATCATTATTAGAAAAGGGTTATATGGAAGATTGTGAAGAATATTATAAATTAACTGAAAGTGGAAAAGCTTGGTTGAAATGTCTAGGATTAGAAACAGATAATAAACTATATTCTAAACCTATTATTAAACATATAGATTGGACTGAAAGAAAACACCATATAGCCGGACCTATTGCTTTAGAGATTACAAAAAAATTATTTGAATTGTCTTGGATCCAAAAATGTGAAATAAATCGATGTCTTAGGATAACTAAAAAGGGAGAAAAATCTTTTAAAACTCATTTAGATATGAATACGAATTGA
- a CDS encoding arginine repressor: MKKSKRQDLVTMIVKQNHIYKKADIIDYIDDHFGIRYSMTTIARDLRELNIFRLPAESKQFEYKILNNQSQIDAKIKLDDYLETEVISTVIKESYILIKTSPGFAQSINYYIDQLQLKEIVGTISGNDTIMIHTHSKAMAEYVYYKIFNHNYS, translated from the coding sequence ATGAAAAAGAGTAAACGTCAGGATTTAGTAACCATGATTGTTAAACAAAATCACATCTATAAAAAAGCAGATATCATTGATTATATTGATGATCACTTTGGCATTCGTTATAGTATGACAACCATTGCGAGAGACTTGAGAGAACTTAATATTTTTCGTCTGCCAGCTGAGAGCAAACAATTTGAATACAAAATTTTAAATAATCAATCGCAAATCGACGCTAAAATTAAGCTAGATGATTATTTAGAAACAGAAGTCATTAGTACCGTGATTAAAGAATCATATATACTTATAAAGACGTCACCAGGATTTGCGCAAAGTATCAATTATTATATTGACCAATTACAACTTAAAGAGATTGTTGGTACTATAAGTGGCAACGACACTATTATGATACATACTCATTCTAAAGCAATGGCTGAATATGTGTATTACAAAATATTCAATCATAATTATTCATAA
- a CDS encoding aspartate carbamoyltransferase, which translates to MNDINLNFINNLFEQANRYERALKNNKIIKDLNGKVLATLFYQPSTRTRMSFASAMFRLGGQVIDMGGPKVARTDDYFDESMADTIKYISQYSNAMVMRHYENFAVEKASNITNIPMINAGDGTNEHPTQALLDLYTMTKELGGLDNKIIGIGGDINCRVIRSIVMGLEKFDIKKIIFLLPNGEELNSDILHLLRNTNYSIVHNVERILEQADILDIIPFELPDFNSAYSEKVDNKPQLPNNLIVSKDKFNNKNTIPVLSPGPREDELSSDTDGMSNVIFTKQAYNGMLIRMSLLYYFMKYDN; encoded by the coding sequence ATGAATGATATAAACTTAAATTTTATTAATAACTTATTTGAACAAGCTAATCGCTATGAAAGAGCCTTGAAAAATAACAAAATTATCAAAGATTTGAATGGAAAAGTTTTAGCAACCTTATTTTATCAACCTAGTACGAGAACTAGAATGAGTTTTGCTAGTGCTATGTTTAGGTTAGGTGGTCAAGTTATAGATATGGGAGGTCCAAAGGTAGCACGTACCGATGATTACTTTGATGAAAGTATGGCAGATACTATTAAATATATCTCTCAATATTCAAATGCAATGGTTATGCGTCATTATGAAAACTTCGCAGTCGAAAAAGCGTCCAATATTACTAACATACCTATGATTAATGCGGGTGATGGTACAAACGAACATCCGACACAAGCCTTACTAGATTTATATACAATGACTAAGGAATTAGGTGGTTTAGATAATAAGATTATAGGTATAGGTGGAGATATTAATTGTAGAGTAATTCGTTCTATAGTTATGGGATTAGAAAAATTTGATATTAAAAAAATTATCTTCCTTTTACCGAATGGCGAAGAATTGAATAGTGATATATTACACTTATTAAGGAACACTAATTATTCTATAGTTCATAATGTAGAAAGAATATTAGAACAAGCCGATATATTGGATATAATCCCTTTTGAATTGCCTGATTTTAATTCTGCTTATTCTGAAAAAGTGGATAATAAACCTCAGTTACCAAATAATCTAATTGTATCTAAAGATAAATTTAATAATAAAAATACTATCCCCGTTTTAAGTCCTGGTCCAAGAGAGGACGAACTTTCCTCAGATACAGATGGTATGAGCAATGTGATATTTACTAAACAAGCATATAATGGCATGCTAATAAGAATGTCTCTATTGTATTACTTTATGAAATACGACAACTAA
- a CDS encoding MFS transporter: protein MNISSKYFDYLVVFTAGIGMFLSTLDSGIINVALPTLSKSFNVDTSLITWSVTLYTLLLTGTIIIFGRLSDKYSRINIYSIGLIVFLIASILCGFSSNVIQLITFRGLQGIGAAMLQGTATAIITTSIPEDRQGSALGTLSILLGIGPVLGPSVGGSLLSLGSWRWIFWMNIPFIVVGLVGCLILKRNIKENRSTSIHLDLRGNILLFLSIFCLLISLTAWSHNSIKSLLVYGNLITFIILFSLFVVWELKNSHPIIDLRMFKNISFSSPIFAIFVFGGTTSLGFIVPPYILEKANHLGSWQVGLVNLASPLGLVIVSKLAGKLISRLGSTILMVIGLIIMTIAYTSLGGFQFILSPIALSLLLLLYGLGGGFFLPSNTSAIMGSVSQDMQGTVGAAQRMVQNIGIAIYTAITSLFINNFSSSNKLIAGASEAWLFAAASLFIALLPFLLKILRTKQRAE from the coding sequence TTGAACATTTCTTCTAAATATTTTGATTATTTAGTTGTTTTTACCGCAGGCATAGGAATGTTTTTATCTACCTTAGATAGTGGAATTATTAACGTAGCATTACCTACTTTATCAAAATCATTTAATGTTGATACATCATTGATAACATGGAGTGTCACTTTATATACTTTATTATTGACGGGAACGATTATCATATTTGGAAGATTGAGTGACAAATATAGTCGAATAAATATCTATAGTATTGGGCTTATTGTGTTTTTAATAGCTTCAATTTTATGTGGTTTTTCAAGTAATGTTATCCAATTGATCACATTTCGAGGTTTACAAGGTATAGGAGCAGCAATGTTGCAAGGCACTGCCACTGCTATTATTACAACTAGTATTCCTGAAGATAGACAAGGATCGGCCCTAGGAACGCTAAGTATACTTTTAGGAATAGGACCAGTTTTAGGACCTAGTGTAGGAGGGAGTTTACTCTCTTTAGGAAGTTGGAGATGGATATTTTGGATGAATATTCCCTTTATCGTAGTAGGGTTAGTTGGTTGTTTAATATTGAAGAGAAATATTAAAGAAAATAGAAGTACATCTATTCACCTAGATTTGCGAGGAAATATATTGTTATTTCTATCTATATTTTGTTTATTAATCAGTCTAACTGCATGGTCTCATAATTCTATTAAAAGTTTACTCGTTTATGGGAATTTAATAACTTTTATCATACTATTTAGTTTGTTTGTAGTATGGGAATTAAAAAATAGTCATCCAATCATAGATTTACGCATGTTTAAAAATATATCTTTTTCTTCTCCTATTTTTGCGATATTTGTTTTTGGCGGTACGACCTCTCTAGGATTTATCGTTCCACCGTACATATTAGAGAAAGCTAACCATCTCGGTTCATGGCAAGTGGGCTTAGTTAATTTAGCATCTCCTTTAGGCTTAGTCATTGTTTCAAAACTTGCCGGAAAGTTGATATCTCGTTTAGGAAGTACCATATTAATGGTGATTGGATTAATTATAATGACTATTGCTTATACAAGTTTAGGAGGCTTCCAATTTATTTTAAGTCCAATAGCATTAAGTCTATTATTACTACTATATGGTTTAGGAGGTGGATTCTTTCTTCCTTCTAATACTTCAGCAATTATGGGCTCCGTTTCTCAAGATATGCAAGGTACAGTAGGAGCAGCTCAAAGAATGGTTCAAAATATAGGTATTGCTATTTATACAGCTATAACTTCATTATTTATTAATAACTTCTCAAGTTCTAATAAACTAATAGCAGGGGCTAGTGAAGCGTGGTTATTTGCAGCTGCATCTTTATTTATAGCACTACTCCCTTTCTTATTAAAAATCTTACGAACCAAACAACGTGCTGAATAA
- a CDS encoding ThiF family adenylyltransferase → MARKYTKERQKKISNVVIGIAGCGGIGGAVAERLVRLGVRHIKIADPDYFDLSNINRQYGASLSTIGKNKAEVVGESIFNISRDVNVDIFPEGINDNTADEFVEGCDYVLDKIELFELEARYALHDAFKTHSRCKFMLTVPVFGHRAFFFKWTKDSMSAKDYFNIKPGSKLDEHNTRKIVYSLFPKYPQFPSKEKLDEWLIHNKECPIFAG, encoded by the coding sequence TTGGCTAGGAAATACACTAAAGAACGTCAGAAAAAAATCAGCAATGTTGTAATTGGTATAGCAGGTTGTGGAGGTATAGGAGGTGCTGTAGCTGAGAGACTAGTGAGATTAGGCGTACGGCATATAAAAATTGCCGATCCTGATTATTTCGACCTTTCTAATATTAATAGACAGTATGGCGCTTCCCTCAGCACCATCGGTAAAAATAAAGCTGAAGTTGTTGGAGAATCTATATTTAATATTTCTAGAGATGTTAATGTTGATATTTTCCCTGAAGGCATCAACGATAATACTGCTGATGAATTTGTAGAAGGTTGTGATTATGTTTTAGATAAAATAGAATTGTTTGAGTTGGAAGCTCGTTATGCATTACATGACGCTTTTAAAACCCATAGCCGTTGTAAATTCATGTTAACAGTCCCCGTGTTTGGTCATAGAGCCTTCTTTTTTAAATGGACCAAAGATTCTATGTCTGCAAAAGACTATTTCAATATCAAACCCGGCTCAAAGTTAGATGAACATAATACAAGAAAAATTGTTTATTCCCTATTTCCTAAGTATCCCCAATTTCCATCCAAAGAAAAATTAGATGAATGGTTGATTCATAATAAAGAATGTCCCATTTTTGCTGGTTGA
- a CDS encoding restriction endonuclease subunit S produces the protein MTKKLGDIGKVAMNKRIYKNETTESGEIPFYKIGNFGKSADTFITREKFNEYKEKYPYPNVGDILISASGSIGRTIEYTGEDAYYQDSNIVWLDHNDEVLNKYLKYFYKIVKWAGIEGTTIKRLYNKNILNTKIELPNIEEQEKIGEFLTKYEELIKKQSSKVELLKQRKQGLLQKMFV, from the coding sequence ATAACTAAGAAGTTAGGGGATATTGGTAAAGTAGCTATGAATAAACGTATATACAAAAATGAAACAACTGAGAGTGGTGAAATACCTTTTTATAAAATAGGGAACTTTGGAAAGAGTGCTGATACATTTATAACTAGAGAAAAGTTTAATGAATATAAAGAGAAATATCCTTACCCTAATGTTGGTGATATATTAATATCAGCATCAGGAAGTATTGGTAGAACCATAGAATATACAGGGGAAGATGCATACTATCAGGATTCAAACATTGTTTGGCTAGATCATAATGATGAAGTCCTAAATAAATATTTAAAATACTTCTATAAAATTGTTAAATGGGCAGGAATTGAAGGAACAACTATTAAAAGGTTGTACAATAAAAATATCTTAAATACTAAAATTGAATTGCCAAATATAGAAGAACAAGAAAAAATAGGAGAATTTTTAACTAAATATGAAGAATTAATTAAAAAACAATCTTCAAAAGTCGAATTGTTAAAGCAACGCAAGCAAGGATTATTACAGAAGATGTTCGTCTAA
- a CDS encoding type I restriction-modification system subunit M, producing MTTSEKQRQQQAELQKKLWSIANDLRGNMDANEFKNYILGLIFYRFLSEKVEETSARLLAEDNITYSEAMNNEDYRPIVEKELIQRIGFVIEPENLFSNLKAKIENQTFEIEDLSNAIKNVENSTRGHESEDDFIHLFDDMDLNSSRLGNTNAARTKLIGKVMMNISTLPFVHSDLEIDMLGDAYEYLIGQFAANAGKKAGEFYTPQQVSTILAKIVTDGKEDLRSVYDPTCGSGSLLLRVGREAKVRNYYGQEYNSTTYNLARMNMLLHDVNFKAFQIENGGTLEDPAHRGEQFDAVVANPPYSAKWSAEPSFLDDERFSDYGKLAPKSKADFAFIQHMIYHLDDEGTMAVVLPHGVLFRGAAEGTIRKYLIEEKNYLDAVIGLPANLFFGTSIPTCVLVFKKCRKADDDVVFIDASQSFEKGKNQNHLTDEDVEKIVETYSKRETIDKYSYVASLDEIKENDYNLNIPRYVDTFEEEEPIDLDQVQQQLKDIDKEIANVESEINEYLKELGVLNND from the coding sequence TTGACTACATCTGAGAAGCAACGTCAACAACAAGCAGAACTACAAAAGAAATTATGGTCCATTGCGAATGACTTACGTGGGAATATGGACGCCAATGAATTTAAAAATTACATTTTAGGCCTTATCTTTTACCGTTTCTTGAGTGAGAAGGTTGAAGAGACATCCGCAAGACTTCTTGCAGAAGATAATATTACATATTCAGAAGCAATGAATAATGAGGACTATCGTCCTATTGTTGAGAAAGAATTAATTCAACGTATTGGTTTCGTCATTGAACCGGAAAATTTATTTAGTAATTTAAAAGCTAAAATTGAAAACCAGACATTTGAAATTGAAGACTTAAGCAATGCGATTAAAAATGTTGAGAACTCTACACGTGGTCACGAGAGTGAAGATGACTTTATTCATTTATTCGATGACATGGATTTGAACTCCAGCCGATTAGGGAATACGAATGCAGCTCGTACGAAATTAATTGGGAAAGTCATGATGAATATTTCTACATTACCATTCGTGCATAGTGATTTAGAAATCGATATGTTAGGCGATGCGTACGAATACCTTATTGGTCAATTCGCGGCTAACGCGGGTAAAAAGGCTGGTGAATTCTATACACCTCAACAAGTATCAACGATACTTGCGAAGATCGTTACAGATGGTAAGGAAGATTTAAGAAGTGTGTATGACCCGACATGTGGTTCTGGCTCATTACTATTACGTGTAGGTCGTGAAGCTAAAGTACGTAACTATTATGGTCAAGAATACAATAGTACAACTTATAACTTAGCTCGAATGAACATGTTACTTCACGATGTGAACTTTAAAGCCTTCCAAATTGAAAATGGCGGTACATTAGAAGATCCAGCGCATCGAGGCGAACAATTTGATGCGGTAGTCGCAAACCCACCATACAGTGCGAAGTGGAGTGCTGAACCTTCATTCTTAGATGATGAACGTTTTAGTGATTACGGCAAACTTGCACCTAAATCTAAAGCAGACTTTGCATTTATTCAACATATGATTTATCACTTAGATGATGAGGGGACAATGGCAGTTGTTCTTCCACACGGTGTTCTATTCCGTGGCGCAGCCGAAGGCACAATTCGTAAATATTTAATCGAAGAGAAGAATTATTTAGACGCCGTGATAGGCTTACCTGCCAACTTGTTCTTTGGGACAAGTATTCCAACGTGTGTCCTAGTCTTTAAGAAGTGTCGTAAAGCAGATGATGACGTAGTATTTATCGATGCGTCTCAATCATTTGAAAAAGGTAAAAACCAAAACCACCTTACAGATGAAGATGTAGAAAAAATTGTCGAAACATACAGCAAAAGAGAGACAATAGATAAATACAGTTACGTCGCAAGTTTAGATGAAATTAAAGAAAATGATTACAATCTTAATATTCCTAGATATGTAGATACATTTGAAGAAGAAGAGCCGATTGACTTAGACCAAGTCCAACAACAACTCAAAGATATTGATAAAGAAATCGCCAACGTAGAGTCAGAAATCAACGAATACCTTAAAGAACTAGGAGTGTTGAACAATGACTGA
- a CDS encoding type I toxin-antitoxin system Fst family toxin, with protein MMLIFVHIIAPVISGCAIAFFSHWLSKGNKNR; from the coding sequence GTGATGCTTATTTTCGTTCACATCATAGCACCAGTCATCAGTGGCTGTGCCATTGCGTTTTTTTCTCATTGGCTAAGTAAAGGCAATAAAAATAGGTGA